A window of Bacillus sp. DX3.1 genomic DNA:
TCATTCACTGTCATTTCTTCACCAGGCTCAAGAAAAATTTGTGATCCTCCCATTGAAGCTGCATGTTCACTCGCTCTCACTTTATCTTGCAGCTTTAACTTTCCCTTCTCAACTTGTTCCATAATAAGCAGCATCGTCATAATCTTTGTCATACTAGCAGGCGGTAACTTTTCATTCGGACTTTTCTCAAACAAAACTTTACCTGTATCTTGCTCAATGACAATTGCTGACGATGCTTGCTCCGCTAACTTTGGCTTCGTTTCTACCGCTGTTTTTTCAGGCTGCGTTTTCTCAGACTGTGCAAAACCAACTGGAATAGCGGAAAGAAACAACATGAAACAAACAAGTATTCCAACAACTCGCTTCATGACTAACCCTCCATTCTATATCACACCTATTTTTTCCAATTAATACGTTTTTATACCATATTTTTCTATAAATTCATATTGACAAACCATTTGACTGCATATATTGTATTAAGTGTATTACATCGTATAGTACACCTAAATTTTATCAGGAAGGAGACATTGCTCTTGCACATTCAACTTGACCCAAGAAGCAACACTCCGATATGGGAACAAATTGTTCAAAATATAAAAGAACTGGTGTTAAAAAAGATGTTAGCACCAAACGATAAATTGCCATCTGTACGTGAACTCGCTTCATTACTTGTCATTAATCCAAATACAGTCAGCAAAGCTTATCAAGAATTAGAACGACAGGGAATTATTGAAACATTGCGGGGAAAAGGCACATTTGTTTCCCAATCGATTACACCAACATTGGATGAAAGGAAAATCGCTATGGTTGAAAAACAATTTCATCAATTATTACTAGAAGCTTCTTACCTCGGTATTTCAAAAGAAAAAATTCATGATTGGATTGATTCATACTATAAAGAACTAGGAGGGCATGTACATGCTGAAGGTGAAGAACATCCAGAAAACAATTGATAATCAAGTCGTATTAAACAATATTTCTTTCACATTACAAAAAGGAAGTATTGTTGGATTACTTGGCAGAAACGGCGCTGGGAAAACAACTTTACTGCGGACTCTTGTCGGTATTTTAGACGCAGATGAGGGAACTGTTACATATGACGATATGGATGTTCATAAACACCCAGAAGTCAAACAAAAGGTCGCCTACGTACCGGATTCTACTAATATATTGAACGGATATACAGTAAAAGAAATTGCGAAGTTTTATAAAGCCGTTTATGAAAACTTTAATGAAGAATATTTTTATCAACTGTTAGAGCGCTTCAGCCTACCTGAAAAACGTATTCGTAGTTACTCACGCGGTATGAAGGCACTGCTTGCTATCATTTTAGCTTTTTGTACAGGCGTAGAATATATTATTTTAGATGAACCAACAAATGGACTTGACCCCATTGCAAAAAGACAAGTCCTTCAATTTGTAATTGAAGAAGTAGCAGAACGAGAGATTACAATTCTCATTTCTACTCATCACTTAGATGAAGTAGAAAAAATCGCAGACACAATCATCATTTTAAAAGATCATACAATTGCATCCATCACAACATTAGAAGATACAAAATCTTGCTATGCGAAAATCCAAGTGGCATACGAACGATCGCTACCACAAAAACTAGAGAATTTATGTAATATAAAAATATTAAATCAAACAGGGAAAGTGTACACCATCTTAATCGAAGGCAATGTGGCAGTTACATTAGAAAAATTTCATAAAGAACAGCCTCTCTTAATAGAAGAGTTGCCAATGTCACTTGAGGATGTATTTGTGACGACGTTTGAGGAGGGGTCACATGTTTCATAAAGCGTTATGGATGCGGCAATGGAAACAAGGAAAATATATTATTCTACTGTTTTGGTTAAGTAGTTTATATTCGTTTCCTTATCAATATTACAATGACGCACAATCACAGCTTAGACAATCAAAAATGCAATTTGAAGATTATCTGTACTACTATTCTTATTCATTCACAGCACTCGATGGTATTGTAATACAGATCATCATTCTCATTGCACTCGCTTGTCTCTTAATTGGCTGGGAACGTAACAATCAATCTACTGATTTTTTGTTATCGATGCCTTTTAAGCGAAAAGATATCTTTTTAACAAAATGGTTATTTGGCGTTTTGAATATCATTATAGTAAATATCATTTGCTGGATAAGCATGTATGGAATAAAGAACGTATCGTTTCACGATCAGTATCAAACCTTTACTTCGTTCCACACTTACTTTTTATATGCTACGGTTGTACTTATTACAATCTATACATTCGGTTTATTTGTCGGTACTATTACCGGAAATATTATCTCTCAAAGTAGTTTAACTGTAATTTTATTATATCTACCATATGGTTTAATACTATTGATATCCGGATTTATTTATACTCATACGAGGGATTCAGTGGAAGCATTAGGAGAAATAGAACGGAAAACTCATGAATACTTACAACATGTAAGTGCTTTTGCACCATTAGATCGTTTCAATATCAATTATAATTATCATCCTATAGAGTTCGATGAGCAAGGGAATAAAATTCCTCCATTACCGCAGAAAAATCCAATGGAACATACATTTATTCCTTCTGCATGGAAACTATTAACGCCATTTACTTATATTATTATCTTTTTACCGATTGCAACTTTTCTATACACACGTGCTCCAAACGAACAAAACGGAAAAATATTATTGTTCCCTGGATTACAGAAATGGTTCATGTTCTGCACAGTCCTTTGTTTCGCTTTATTTGGTGGGAGGTTACTCGGTGGAAGAGATGCATTTCTTTCCTATTACGTTGGCTTTTTCATAGCCAGCATTATGAGTTACTTCGTTTTTACTCGCCTACTAAAATTGAAGTTTTCTTTTGGCGGAAAATAACGCTTGTGATGAAAGTAAGAAAAATAAGTATTAATTGAGGTGACCTACATGTTTCATAAAGCATTATGGTTTAGAAACTATAAACAAGGAAAATATGTTATTTGGCTCTTTTGGCTAAGCATTTTATACGTGTTGCCCTATAAATATTATACACACGCACAGCAAATGGCTGAATATTTCCGTCTAAAAACAGATGATCCTTATTATATGTATCATTTAGGAGGAGCTGACACCATACTGTTTCCTGCTCTTCTATTAATTGGATTAGCCATCCTATTAATAGGATGGGAACGCCATAATCAAACAATCGATTTTCTTTGGTCTATGCCATTTAAACGGTCACACCTATTTTTATCCAAATGGTTGTTGGGTACTGTTCATATTGTGAGTGCACTTAGCTTCAGTTGGCTTCTTATGTATATCATCTACAGGAACACGATACATGCTCAGTATCAATCATTTTCGCCGTTTCATTCATACTTTGTATATACAATCATTACATTAATTGCAGTCTATACGTTCACACTCTTTATTGGAACAATTACAGGAAACATCATCTCGCAAAGTGCGTTAAGTTATATTCTCATAGTTTTCCCATTATATATTTTCCAGCTAGTGTTCCCTTTCTTTGCATTACATGTAGATTTATCGCAAAAAGAATACAATTATAATTATAATAAGTACGCAACTTATACAGAAAATACAAGTATTGTAGCTCCTCTTAATCATTTTCGCATTGACTATGATTCACAAAGGGAATCTATAGAAGATGAATTCGGAAACATACAAGAAGGACCTACTTACCATCATATCTCGTCTGTTTGGACACTGATAAGCCCTACTATCTATATACTCATTTGTCTTCCACTAGGAGCCTATTTATATACACGCGCTCCAAATGAGCATAACGGAAAAATATTGCTATATCCAAAACTTCATGCATATTTCTCAATATGTACTTCTATTTGTTTCGCACTTTTCGGCTGTGCTATTTTTAATAACGGCAGTGATTCTTTACCGCTTAACTATATTTATTTTATAGGATCTGGCATGCTGACATATGCTATCTTACACCGACTGTTAAAGCATAAGCTTTCTTTACATGTGAAATAACCTCCTCACCCCGAGGAGGTTATTTCACATTCTCCCTTCTTTCTCCATACTGCTTTTCTTCCATCATCCCAAAACCATCACCATTCTCGACAATTTGATCTGTCGGGGCCACAACACTTTCAGCAATTTTCCACTCTCCACGTTCTTTTACAAACACTTGTAGAAAATAGTTCATTCCATTTAATTGGTATGGATTTTCTTTTTTTACATTGTAACGCACCGCAACGTAGTAAACTTGAATGTTTTCTTTTCCTGCTCTTGAAATGTATTGAGATAATCTTGGAATGTATACCGATGCTTTTGCAAATGGTAACTGCTTCGTTTTTACAAGGGACGAACTTGTCACATTGCGCAGCGTATCTTGATGACGGATGTTATCACTATGGTGGAATAACACTGTATTTTGCATAGAACGAACCCATAACTTTGAATATAATACCGGCTTATCATTCGCAATGTATTGCACTTCTTTTTGCACAACTTGAATGGGCGTATCAGCATACATCAATTTACTAAAGCAAAAAAAACTTCCTATAATGATTATAAGCGAAACAATCTGTTTCATTATCTTTCCTCCGATACTTTTTACTTAAAGTATCGGAATTTCAAAATAGTTTTATTCAAAAGAAAAAGGATAGGAAAGCACTTTGCTTCCTATCCTCATTTATTATAATACGCGACCAAATAAATCTAACACCATTTCAATCTCTTGATCGCTCCACCCTTGAAATTTCTCTCTATAATATTCTTTTCGTACATTTTCAAGCTTTTCAGCAACTTCTTTTCCACGATCTGTAATTTCTAGGTACACAATGCGGCGGTCGGAATCAGAACGTTTTCTCGTGACAAGGCCTTTACGAACAAGACGGTCTGTTACCGCTGTAATATGACTAGATGTAACGTTGACTTCATTTGCAATTTGCGATGCCATTTGTGGACTTTTCCAGAACAATGCACGTAGTACAGAAAACTCATTCCATGGCATATACTCTGAAAAAAGTTCATTAATATCATTTTGTAATAGACGTATCATTTTTCGAAATGATGTAGATAAATCTAAAATCAGTGCTTCTCTTTTTTCGTTCACTAGCCTCGACCCTTTTTTATAATATTTACACATATTATAATCTATAAATACCTACATTGTATATGTTTTCTTTCCTCATGATTTTCAATTCTGTAACTTATTTCATAAAATTTTCTTTCCTTTCGTTCATATACATATAGAAAGGACGGTGAGCGAGAATGCAAGTTGGTATGAATCCATATTCACTTGATATCCGCAATGCAAAAGAAGCTACCATCACTGTGCAAGGAGAAGGAATTGTAAAAGTCAAACCAAATGTCGTCGTGTTAACCATCGGCGTTAGAAGTGACAATAAAAATGTGAAACAAGCGCAGGAAGAAAATGCGATCCGATCTCAACAACTACTCGCCGCACTCAAACAGCTTGGCATTGCCGATAAGGATATAGAAACAATCTCTTATACAATTACACCGCAATATGAATATATAAATGAGAAACAATTATTACAAGGCTACCGAGTTGAACATTTGTATGAAATTACCGTTTTAAATGTTCAAAAAGCTGGGGAAGTATATGATATAGCAGTTACCAATGGAGCAAATGTCGCAAAAGGATTACGATTTCGTGTATCCCATCCAAATGCGTACTATCAGCAAGCACTCTTACAAGCGGTGCAACATGCACAGGAAAAAGCTCGTGCCATTGCGAGTACATATAATCTAAACATCAATCCAGTCCCTCTCTCTCTCGTTGAAGAATCAGCACAATCACCGCGTGAAGTTGTTTCTTATGCTACGTTACAGGCACAAGCCGCTCCACCAATTCAATCAGGGGAACTCGAGATTATTTCTTCCGTTCGCGCTATTTTTACTTATTTGTGACGCGATAACAATTTAAAAAGTAACCGTTCTCATTTTCACTGTTGTAAAAACATTTTGTTTTGATATAATAAAGAACGGTGAACCCTTACAGAAGGGATATCACGGGCGGGAGAGGGATACGAAAAAGAAGGTTTAACATGAAAGGAATACTTGATAAAACATTTAATTTAGACCTACACCACACATCACCAAAACAAGAAATACTGGCTGGAGTGACGTCATTTTTTACAATCGTTTATATTATGATTGTCAATGCGTCAATTTTATCAGATGCCGGCATTCCGCTGGAAGCTGGAATTTTGGCAACTGTTTTTAGTTCATTTGTTGGATGTCTACTGATGGCATTTTGGGCAAATGCACCTGCAATTCTTGTACCAGGTATGGGTGTAAATGCGTTCTTCACGTACACAGCTGTGCATACGCTAGGATTAACTTGGCAAGAAGCATTAGCAGCCGTCTTTATCGCTGGTATTATTTTTGCAATTGCCGCGTTTACACCAATTGCTCGTACGCTGTCGGTATCGATTCCAAAATCATTAAAAGAAGCAATCACTGTCGGTATCGGTCTATTTTTAGCATTTATCGGTTTGCAAAAAGGTGGTCTTGTAGTTCCACATGAAAATACGGCTGTTGCATTAGGAAAATTAAGTAGTCCAGTTGTTCTGGCAACACTGCTTACCCTTATTATTGCATTAGTTTTATTTACTCGTAACGTACGTGGAAACTTTTTATGGACGATTGCAATTGGAACTGGTATTGCATGGCTATTCGGTCTTGTTGATACAAGTCAAGTTGGCAATAGTTCATTTTCATTTGCTAGCTATGGCGATGTATTTGGAGCTATGTCATTCGGAAAGCTATCTTCCTTACCGTTTTGGATTGCAACATTCTCATTAAGCATGGTGCTTATTTTTGAGAACATGGGACTTTTACACGGTTTATTAGAAGATGATCGTAAATTCCCACGTGCTTATCAAGCAAATGCAATTTCAGCAATGACATGCGGTCTATTTGGCACAAGTCCTACGGTTTCAACAGTAGAAAGTGCTGCTGGTATTACTGCAGGCGGCAAGACAGGTCTGACGTCTATCGTTACTGGGATGTTATTCTTTGCATCATTGTTTGCTCTTCCGTTTGTGAAAATAATTCCGGATAGTGCCATTGCACCAATCTTAATTATTATTGGCGGATTGATGATTACAAACATTCAACAAATTCCTCTGAACGACTTTTCAGAAGGATTTCCAGCATTTTTAATCATCGTTATGATTCCACTCACATATAGCATTGCTGATGGCATTGCGTTCGGATTTATTGCTTATCCAATTTTAAAAGTAGCACTTGGTAAGCATAAAGAAGTTGCCACATCGATGTATATCATTACATGCCTTTTCTTAGCAATGTTTGTATTACATGCTATTGGCTAAATAAAAAACGTCGGGATCTCCCGACGTTTTTTATTTAAACCAACCTTTTTTATAAAACCACACCATCATGCCTCCACCTATGAATGCCATGACTGCTAAACAAATAAAATAACCATACTCCCACTTTAGCTCTGGCATATTCTCGAAGTTCATCCCATATACACCAGCAATAAATGTTAGTGGCATAAAAATGGTCGAGAACACGGTTAATGTTTTCATTATGTTGTTCATATGATGAGAGTTTAATGAAAAGTAACTATCCCGAATATCGGCTGTTAATTCCCGGCTTGCTTCAATCATTTCAGATAGCTTTAATAAGTGATCATGAATGTCTTTAAAATAAATTTCATGATCGCTCACACCGTAAAAGCGCGTCGAGTTTAAGATGCGATACAATAAATCACGCATTGGAATAATGGTACGGCGAAGTCTTGATAAATCAGAGCGAATATCAAACACTTCTTCTAATACCGTACTCGTTGTATCCCCTGTTAAATTATCATCAATTGCATTTAAATGATCTTCAATATAATATACAGGAGCAAAGTAATCATCGACAATTTGGTCAATAATTGTATGTGCGACATGAAGAGGCCTCTTCTTAATTCGCTGTCTCTCACCAAGCTTCGTCCACGCTCTTTCTATCGCATTATTATGTGAAAAATGAAATGATACAATATAACGATCACTCACAAACAAATCAATTTCATGTGGCTCTAATCCATCTTCTCCAATAGCATGAAGAACTAAAAAGTTATATCCGTCATAAAAATCAACTTTTGGTCTCTGTACATATTCTATACAATCTTCAATCGCAAGAGGATGGAATTTAAAATACTCTTGTAAAATATATGTATACTCTTCTTTTGTCGGTTTACATAAATCAAGCCAATACCATGCGACATCTTCTCGCCCTGTATCGTCTAACGAAACATCATATAATACTTCATCTTCTTTCGTTACTGCACAAATTTTAATCATAATTTCACCCATTATTATTCCGCTCTAACGGGTAGTAAGCCCTCCTTTAAAAGAATCAAAGAAGTTAGGTAGGGAATAACTTCCAGTTAGAGTCCGATTGGTTTAACTAACTATCAATGGAGAATGTCACCACTGATAGAAGTTTCATTTTATTATAAACATAAAATAGCAAAAAAAGCCAAGGAGAAAACTCCTTAGCTTTTTAACCTTATTTCGTTACAATACCGTGCACTAATTTTGGCGCATCAACATGTGCTGCTGCTATTTTCATGTTCTCATAAATTTTTGCTTTTACATCTTCTACATTTTCACGATTTGCGTAAATCGTAACAAGTGAGTCACCTTTTTTCACGATTTCGCCTACTTTTTTACGAAGCATAAGTCCAACTGCTAAATCAATCTCAGATTCTTTCGTTGCACGACCTGCACCTAAAAGCATCGCTGCTGTTCCAATTTCATCGGCAACAATTTCAGATACATATCCATCTTCTTTCGCTTCTACTTCAATCTTATATTGTGCTTGTGGCAGCTTAGAAGGATCATCAACAACAGAAGCGTCGCCGCCTTGTGCTGCTAGGAACGTTTTAAATGATTCTAGCGCTTTTCCATTATTCATCACTTCTATTAACTTTTCACGCGCATCTTCTAAAGAGGAAGCTTTTCCAGCAAGATACACCATTTGACTTCCAAGTGTTAAACACAGCTCTTCTAAGTCTTTCGGTCCTTTACCTTGCAATGTATCGATTGCTTCTTTTACTTCTAGTGCATTACCGATTGCTTCACCTAGCGGTTGACTCATATCTGAAATAACTGCCATTGTTTTACGGCCAACGTTATTACCAATGCGAACCATCGCTTCTGCTAAACGCTTCGCATCCTCATCCGTTTTCATAAATGCACCCGCACCTGTTTTTACATCAAGTACAATTGCATCCGCACCAGCTGCAATTTTCTTACTCATAATAGAGCTTGCAATAAGCGGGATTGAGTTTACTGTTGCTGTTACATCACGAAGTGCATATAGCTTTTTATCAGCAGGTGTTAAATTTCCGCTTTGTCCGATAACAGCAATTTTATTTTCATTTACAAGACGAATAAATTCATTGTTTTCAATTTCCACATGGAATCCTGGAACTGCCTCTAATTTATCAATTGTACCACCTGTATGTCCTAGGCCTCGACCTGACATTTTTGCAACTGGTACATCCAAAGCAGCTACTAATGGACCTAACACAAGCGTAGTCGTATCACCAACACCGCCTGTTGAATGCTTATCTACTTTTACCCCTTCAATCGCTGATAAGTCAATTGTATCGCCGCTATTTACCATTGCCATCGTTAAATCAGCACGTTCTTGTTCATTCATATCTTGGAAGAAAATTGCCATCGCAAATGCGCTCATTTGGTAATCTGGAATATCACCATTTGTATAGCCTTCTACAATAAAGTTAACTTCTTCTGTCGTTAATGTATGTCCATCACGTTTTTTTGCAATTAGGTCCACCATTCTCATTGTGAATTCACCCCTTCATTTGTTTTACGATTTCTTTTACTAATGCTAAGAAATTAGATTTTACACGTTCTGTCGTTTCAATTACTTCATCATGATGAAGTGGTTGATCTAAAATACCAGCTGCCATGTTTGAAATACAAGAGATACCAAGTACTTTCATACCTGCATGACGTGCTACAACAACTTCTGGTACAGTTGACATTCCAACTGCATCTCCGCCAAGTGTACGAAGCATACGGATTTCCGCAGGTGTTTCATATACAGGACCTGTCATCGCGACATATACGCCTTCTTGTACTTTAATATTTAAATCAGCTGCAACTTGTTTCGCCATTGCGCGAAGTTCTTTGCTATATGATTCAGACATATCAGGGAAACGTACACCCATTTCGGAATCATTTGGTCCAATTAATGGATTATGACCCATGAAATTAATATGATCTGAAATAAGCATAAGATCGCCTGGTTCAAATGCTGTATTTACACCACCAGCTGCATTTGTTACAACTACTGTTTCTACACCTAGTTCTTTCATTACACGAACTGGGAATGTTACTTTTTGCATATCGTATCCTTCGTAATAATGGAAACGTCCTTGCATTGCAACTACTGTAACACCTTGAAGTGTACCAAATACAAGTTGGCCAGCATGACCTTCTACAGTTGATACAGGAAATTCAGGAATTTCACTATATGGTACTGTTACTGCATTTTCAATTTCATCTGCTAATACACCTAATCCAGAACCAAGAATTAGTCCTACCTGTGGCGTTTCTTGAAATTTACCTTTTAAATATGAAGCAGATTTTGTAATAAGCTCACGATTCATCCTATTGTCCCCCTTATTTCTTTAGCTCGTTTAAGAAGCTTGTTCCGTATTTTGGCATCGTTACACCGAAGTTCTCAGCTACTGTTGCACCAATATCAGCAAATGTTTGGCGAAGTGCTAATTCTTGTCCGCCATCTTTCATACTTGGGCTATATGCTAATAATGGTACATATTCACGTGTATGATCTGTACCATGGTGAACTGGATCATTACCATGATCTGCTGTAATAAGTAACAAGTCATCTTCTTTTAGTTTTTCAAATACTTCTGGAAGACGTGCATCATATTCTTGCAACGCTTCTCCGTATCCTTGAGGATCACGGCGGTGACCAAACAGCGCATCAAAATCAACAAGGTTCAAGAAACTAAGGCCTGTAAAGTCCATATTTAATGTATCAACAAGCTTGTCCATTCCATCCATGTTAGATTTTGTACGAAGAGATTCTGTTACCCCTTCTCCGTCATAAATATCAGAAATTTTACCGATTGCAATAACATCATAGTCACTATCTTTTAATTCATTCATTACCGTACGACCAAATGGTTTTAATGCATAGTCATGACGATTTGGTGTACGCTTGAAGTTTCCAGGCTCTCCAACGAACGGACGAGCAATGACGCGACCTACCATATATTTTTCATCTAATGTTAACTCACGTGCAATTTTACAAATTTTATATAACTCTTCAAGTGGTACCACTTCTTCATGAGCTGCAATTTGTAGTACGCTATCTGCTGATGTGTACACGATTAAGGATCCTGTTTCCATTTGCTCTTTACCAAGTTCATCAAGGATTTCAGTTCCTGAAGCTGGTTTATTCCCAATAATTTTACGACCTGTTTTCTCTTCTAACTCATCAAGTAGTTCTTTCGGGAATCCTTCCGGGAACACTTGGAATGGTGTATCAATGTAAAGACCCATAATTTCCCAGTGTCCTGTCATTGTATCTTTTCCAGTAGATTTCTCTTGCATTTTCGTATAATAACCAAGTGGTTTCTCTACTTTTGAAATCCCTTGCATTTCCCGAATGTTACCAAGGCCTAATTTCACCATGTTTGGCATTTGTAATCCATTCATATGTTCAGCGATATGACCAAATGTATCAGATCCTAGATCACCAAATGCTTCGGCATCCGGCGCTTCTCCAATTCCTACGGAGTCCATTACCACTAGGAAAATACGTTTATATTTATTCACAACTGTAACCTCCTATATGTTCAATTCCACTTAATGTAGTATGTTCAAAACGATGTAAAAACTTCCCTTTTCTTCTAAGTCAGATGTCAGACATCTCATATGGGTATCATAACATGTTTACGCTTTCTTTTTAAGTGATTTTCGAAGAAATTCTTTTTTCTTTCACATTTTCTATTGTAATCCATTCTGTACCGAAGTGCTAATGAAATTATTATTTATTTCCTTATATAAAAATAAAGAGCAGCTCTAAGAGCCACTCCTTATTTTACTTCTACTGTTTCGTCTGTATGTTCGTGTAGTTTACCTTTTCTTACATGAACTTTCACTTTATACGCACCAGCTTCTTTAAAAGTATGTGTACTTACATACTCGCCTTGATTACCTTCCTTAGCTGGAATAAATTCATGCTTTGCTACTCCGTCTTTCGAAATTTCAAGTTGTACTTCAGCACCAGTTAACGCCGCATCTTTTTGTTTTAAATGTACTTTCATTGTAGATTCAGCATTTGCTTTGACATCGCCCGCCATAAGATGAATCATCGTGTCGCTTTTATGATCACCATGGCCTGCTTCATGTCCACCGCTTTCTTTTTTCGTATCTTCTACTTTCGCATTACCTACAGCCACTTTTACTTCTGGCATCACGTGCATTTCACGTGCATTTGTATGTGCGATAACATGATACACACCGTCGGATGGGAATGTTTTATCTACCGCATAAACCCCTTTACCTTTATGCTTCCCGTTTAACATTTCATGTTTTTCTTCGCCATCTTTCCAGATTTCAAATTTCACATCATCGGCATCTGTTACGTTTTCTTTCCCTTGTGTAACAAGTGCCTGTACTTCTACTTTTTCATTCGGCTTAAGTTCTTTCGGGTTTGTTTTTACTTCTACCTTTACTTCCTCAATCTTTTTCTTTTCTTTTGGCTGTTCATCTGCTTTTGTATTGCAGCCTGCTAATGCTAGCATCGCGATAAATAAAGTAATTACTAATTTTTTCATCATAACTTCTCCCTTCATACTTTCATTAGTATAGAGGAAATGGCTAGTCATATTCTAGCTTTTTGCTGAAAACAATGTACGAAATGTTTGTGAAGTTTTTGTGAAGTGCATTGTGATTTATATTTTCAAATAATAAAAGAGCATAGCTGGGACTATGCTCTCGGGTGAAACTGTTTATATACATCTTTTAATCTAGTTTTTGAAACATGCGTATAAATTTGCGTCGTTGAAATATCTACATGTCCAAGCATTTCTTGTACAGCACGCAAGTCCGCGCCATTTTCTAATAAGTGCGTTGCAAAAGAATGACGGAGTGTATGCGGCGTAAGTTCTTTTGCAATATTTGCTTCTTTCGCTAGTCGTTTTAAAATTTTCCAAAAACCTTGACGGGATAAGCGATTACCATGATGGTTTAAAAAAAGTGCATCTACAGTTTTTTTTCCTAGCAGTTCTGTTCTTCCTTTTTCAATATAACGTTGAATTGCTTCTGTTGCTAAACTTCCAAGAGGAATGATTCTCTCTTTATTTCCTTTCCCAATGCAGCGAACAAATCCCATTGTTAAATGAACATCATCTAAATTCAATGCAATTAATTCCGAAACACGGAGTCCCGTGGCATACAATAACTCTAGCATCGCTTTATCACGGATACCAAATGCACTTGTCTCTTTTGGCGTTTGTAGTAACGCTTCTACCTCACTTACCGACAACACTTTCGGTAACTTCCGCTCGCCTTGAGGTGTTTCAATATGTACAGATGGATCATGTTCAACCACTCGTTCACGTAATAAAAACTGATGAAACGAGCGTATGGACGCAATATGACGAGCTAGTGTTTTTGATGATTTCCCGTTCTCTTTTAAATACTGCAAAAAATTCACAATGTGTATCCGTGTTACCTCATGATATGTTTTTATTTGCTCGACATGTTGTAAATATTTCATATAACTTTTCAAATCTCGCT
This region includes:
- the xerD gene encoding site-specific tyrosine recombinase XerD is translated as MEDQLKDFIHYMVVEKGLAKNTIVSYERDLKSYMKYLQHVEQIKTYHEVTRIHIVNFLQYLKENGKSSKTLARHIASIRSFHQFLLRERVVEHDPSVHIETPQGERKLPKVLSVSEVEALLQTPKETSAFGIRDKAMLELLYATGLRVSELIALNLDDVHLTMGFVRCIGKGNKERIIPLGSLATEAIQRYIEKGRTELLGKKTVDALFLNHHGNRLSRQGFWKILKRLAKEANIAKELTPHTLRHSFATHLLENGADLRAVQEMLGHVDISTTQIYTHVSKTRLKDVYKQFHPRA